CAAACACGATTGTGTGGCCGTTTTTGACAATCAGGTCGATTTCTCCGAACGGACAATGCCAATTGCGTGCGATCAGGGTGCAGCCTTGCTTTTTCAGGTATTGCAGTGCCGCGTCTTCGGCGGCTGCGCCTTCTTTATGGTTTAGTCGCATGGAGGGGTGCCGTAGGTTGGGGGAAGGGGTTTTGCTTTATAATACCGCATTGTTTATTTTTCAGACGGCCTATCATTATGATGCAGAAACATTATCAGAAAGCCTGCGAGGGTATCTCAGCGCAAACATTATACGTGGTTGCCACGCCCATCGGCAATTTGGCCGATATTACCCTGCGCGCGTTGGCGGTATTGGGCCGAGCCGATATGGTGTGTGCGGAAGATACGCGTGTAACGGCGCAGTTGTTGAGCGCATACGGCATGCAGGCCAAGCTGGTCAGCGTGCGCGAACACAACGAGCAGCAGATGGCGGACAAAGTGATTGCCGCATTGGCCGAAGGTATGGTGGTGGCGCAAGTGTCTGATGCGGGTACGCCGGCGGTGTGCGATCCGGGTGCGAAGTTGGCGGCAAGGGTGCGTGAGGCCGGTTATACCGTGGTGCCGGTGGTCGGAGCGAGTGCGGTGATGGGGGCGTTGAGTGTGGCCGGAGTGGCGGAGCCGGAATTTTACTTTAACGGCTTTTTGCCTTCGAAGCCGGGTGAGCGCCGCAAGCTGTTGGCGGAATGGGAAAAAGCGGCGTATCCGGTGGTCATGTTTGAAACGCCGCATCGCATCGAAGTGGCTTTAGCCGATATGGCCGAAATGTATCCTGAACGAAAGCTGGTGTTGGCCAGAGAAATAACCAAAACTTTTGAAACGTTTTTAAGCGGTACGGTGGCGGAAGTGCGGGAGAGGGTCGGGGCGGACAGCAACCAGAGTCGGGGCGAGATGGTATTGGTTTTGCATCCGGCCAAAGTGGAAAAAAATGTCGGGCTTTCCGAGAAGGCGGAGCAGGTGATGAAGGTATTGTCAGCCGAGTTGCCGACCAAGCAGGCGGCGGATTTGGCGGCGAAAATTACCGGAGAAAACAAAAAAGCCTTATACGATTTGGCTTTGGAATGGAAAAAGCAATAAATAGAAACGGGAGGCCGTCTGAATTTTCAGACGGCCTCCCGGCTTATTGGGTATCTGTTTTTATTGCTGTTTCGGTTTAAATCGGGTTTATGGATATATAGAGCAGGCGTTAAACCCGTTATA
Above is a genomic segment from Neisseria weaveri containing:
- the rsmI gene encoding 16S rRNA (cytidine(1402)-2'-O)-methyltransferase, which translates into the protein MMQKHYQKACEGISAQTLYVVATPIGNLADITLRALAVLGRADMVCAEDTRVTAQLLSAYGMQAKLVSVREHNEQQMADKVIAALAEGMVVAQVSDAGTPAVCDPGAKLAARVREAGYTVVPVVGASAVMGALSVAGVAEPEFYFNGFLPSKPGERRKLLAEWEKAAYPVVMFETPHRIEVALADMAEMYPERKLVLAREITKTFETFLSGTVAEVRERVGADSNQSRGEMVLVLHPAKVEKNVGLSEKAEQVMKVLSAELPTKQAADLAAKITGENKKALYDLALEWKKQ